Proteins from one Candidatus Desulfovibrio trichonymphae genomic window:
- a CDS encoding MvaI/BcnI family restriction endonuclease has translation MEDGKIFVDFDARTQHNHGTKFRISQKYIPELYAESINY, from the coding sequence ATAGAAGATGGGAAAATTTTTGTAGATTTTGATGCAAGGACTCAGCATAACCACGGGACTAAATTCCGCATTAGTCAAAAATATATTCCAGAATTATACGCTGAATCTATAAATTATTAA
- a CDS encoding anaerobic ribonucleoside-triphosphate reductase activating protein — MRIGAIQKTSLLDFPGKVSAVVFTQGCNFLCPYCHNAGLVLCRDEPFVFTEVAAFLTKRKKVLEGVVVTGGEPALQSDLADFCAFCKHLGYAVKLDTNGSRPEVLKRLLELKLVDYVAMDIKADPRQYPKDICLGVLQGAITRSMALLKECRVAHEFRVPCVAPFIDAESFAVILELTGGIAPLFLQKVRQGRVLDPVFCSKKGRPLTFEEMEALQKQAVLCGQPCHIR; from the coding sequence ATGCGGATAGGCGCAATACAAAAAACGAGTTTGCTGGATTTTCCCGGCAAGGTCAGTGCTGTTGTCTTTACACAGGGATGTAATTTTCTTTGCCCTTACTGCCACAATGCAGGGCTGGTTTTGTGCAGGGACGAACCGTTTGTTTTCACAGAAGTGGCGGCATTCTTGACGAAACGCAAGAAGGTGCTGGAAGGTGTTGTCGTTACAGGCGGGGAACCCGCGCTGCAAAGTGATCTGGCGGACTTTTGCGCGTTTTGCAAACATCTTGGGTATGCCGTCAAGCTGGATACGAACGGCAGCAGGCCGGAGGTGTTGAAACGTCTGTTGGAGCTGAAGCTTGTGGATTATGTGGCTATGGATATAAAAGCCGATCCGCGGCAATATCCAAAAGATATTTGCCTGGGCGTTTTACAGGGGGCAATTACGCGAAGCATGGCGCTTCTCAAAGAGTGCCGCGTGGCGCATGAGTTTCGCGTTCCCTGCGTCGCTCCCTTTATAGATGCGGAAAGCTTTGCGGTCATACTGGAGCTTACAGGAGGCATCGCGCCCCTTTTTCTGCAAAAAGTTCGGCAGGGGCGTGTGCTGGACCCTGTTTTTTGCAGCAAGAAAGGACGACCCCTGACTTTTGAAGAAATGGAAGCGCTGCAGAAACAGGCGGTACTGTGCGGGCAGCCGTGCCACATACGCTGA
- a CDS encoding sirohydrochlorin cobaltochelatase — protein sequence MKRVILLVAFGASSVQGRSALQNFDAMVRERLAGLPVRWAYTSLLLRERLTQARQKSDSVVKALNRLTFERFDEVAVQPLQTVGREHAAVCAAAGEVAAGGGIDCRVGMPLLTTAADVQAVARAIVRHLPEQRNPAEDVVFMGHGARYAAVALYEDLACAVRNLDEHVHIGAMNGATGLEKILSALSSNRVWLMPLLSVVGRHALQDMAGEHKASWRSRIEADGRQCVPVLKGIAEYDGFAEIWLGHLEDLVQSFTMG from the coding sequence ATGAAACGCGTAATTCTTTTGGTAGCTTTTGGCGCGAGCAGCGTCCAAGGCCGAAGCGCCCTGCAAAACTTTGATGCGATGGTCCGGGAACGCCTTGCAGGGCTGCCTGTACGCTGGGCATACACGTCGCTGCTGTTGCGCGAACGTCTGACGCAGGCCAGACAGAAAAGTGATTCTGTGGTCAAGGCATTGAACAGGCTTACCTTTGAACGCTTTGATGAAGTTGCGGTGCAGCCTTTACAGACCGTCGGCAGAGAGCATGCTGCAGTTTGCGCAGCCGCGGGCGAAGTCGCTGCCGGCGGCGGCATTGACTGTCGTGTCGGCATGCCGCTGTTGACGACAGCGGCTGATGTGCAGGCGGTGGCGAGGGCGATTGTGCGGCATCTGCCGGAGCAGCGTAATCCGGCGGAAGACGTCGTTTTTATGGGGCACGGCGCCAGATATGCAGCTGTTGCCCTCTATGAGGATCTGGCGTGCGCCGTGCGCAATCTGGACGAGCATGTGCATATCGGCGCCATGAATGGCGCGACAGGGCTGGAAAAGATTTTGTCCGCGCTGTCTTCTAACAGGGTATGGCTTATGCCACTGCTTTCTGTGGTGGGGCGACACGCATTGCAGGATATGGCCGGAGAACACAAAGCGTCGTGGCGGTCACGCATAGAGGCCGACGGACGACAGTGCGTGCCCGTGCTCAAGGGCATAGCGGAATACGACGGGTTTGCCGAAATCTGGCTGGGGCATCTTGAGGATCTTGTTCAATCTTTTACGATGGGATGA
- a CDS encoding MvaI/BcnI family restriction endonuclease, giving the protein MAVETYTKESLIQALINIRSQGWIKSVCSRNNDAVGNTLEDLLGIKESNLSPLALNFVTQILLPVYGWAHKQAGLTLTYPVKKFPAND; this is encoded by the coding sequence ATGGCTGTAGAAACATATACAAAAGAAAGCCTTATTCAAGCCTTGATAAATATCCGCTCACAAGGTTGGATTAAAAGTGTGTGTTCCAGAAACAATGATGCGGTGGGAAATACACTGGAAGATTTGCTCGGGATTAAAGAGAGTAATCTATCCCCACTTGCCTTAAATTTTGTAACACAAATATTATTACCCGTATACGGCTGGGCACATAAACAAGCTGGGTTAACATTAACATACCCGGTGAAAAAGTTTCCGGCAAACGATTAA
- a CDS encoding ribonucleoside triphosphate reductase yields MYFSAITKRDGRVAEFDVAKITAALHKAGKATGEFEEREARRLTMQVLSLAKAMHLPNPPDVESIQDVVEQVLLDSPFRATAKAYILYREQRAQLRSIKTMANVDLLEGYLNKMDWRVRENSNMGFSLQGLNNYISSDITSEYWLNRIYTPEIREAHANGDFHLHDLSLLSVYCVGWDLADLLRQGFKGVAGNVESAPAKHFRSALGQLANFFYTLQGEAAGAQAVSSFDTLLAPFLRSDGIGYEEVKQALQEFVFNINIPTRVGFQTPFTNITLDMNVPSLLKNTPVIIGGRDQDTVYGDYQAEMDVLNRAFAEVMMAGDNKGRVFTFPIPTYNITKDFDWGSERFESVWKMTGRYGIPYFSNFVNSDMSPEDARSMCCRLRLDTRALRKRGGGLFGANPLTGSIGVVTMNMPRLGHLSGDEQDFLIRLDALMKLAKDSLVIKRKELERFTGCGLYPYTTFYLRDVNARHNAYWFNHFSTIGIVGMNEACLNLMGKGIATAEGQDFSLRVLAHMRRKLEEFQVETGDFFNLEATPAEGTSYRFARLDKKKFPEILFANGKAGEESAAATQAPYYTNSTHLPVNYSTDIFDALDLQDKLQGSYTGGTVLHGYLGEEVTDTKTVRNMVRAITDNYSLPYFTLTPTFSICADHGYLKGEQTMCPVCSRETEVYSRVVGYLRPVSRWNDGKRAEYANRTPYVV; encoded by the coding sequence ATGTATTTTTCCGCCATTACAAAGCGGGATGGACGCGTTGCGGAATTTGACGTCGCCAAAATCACTGCCGCGCTGCACAAAGCAGGCAAAGCAACAGGAGAATTTGAAGAACGCGAGGCCAGACGGCTGACCATGCAGGTGCTTTCTCTGGCAAAAGCCATGCATTTGCCGAATCCGCCGGACGTAGAGAGCATTCAGGATGTGGTTGAGCAGGTTTTGCTGGACTCGCCGTTCAGGGCGACGGCCAAAGCCTATATCCTGTACCGGGAACAACGCGCCCAATTGCGCAGCATCAAAACCATGGCCAACGTTGACCTTCTCGAAGGCTACCTCAACAAGATGGACTGGCGGGTGCGGGAAAACAGCAACATGGGCTTTTCTCTGCAAGGGCTGAACAACTATATCTCTTCTGACATTACCTCAGAATACTGGCTTAATCGTATTTATACGCCTGAAATACGCGAAGCCCACGCCAACGGCGATTTTCACCTGCACGATTTGAGTTTGCTGTCCGTTTATTGTGTGGGCTGGGATCTTGCCGACCTGCTCCGGCAAGGCTTCAAAGGCGTTGCGGGAAACGTGGAAAGCGCCCCTGCCAAGCATTTCCGTTCAGCCTTGGGACAACTCGCAAACTTTTTTTACACCCTGCAGGGCGAAGCCGCGGGCGCGCAAGCCGTTTCCAGCTTTGATACACTGCTCGCGCCGTTTCTTCGCTCTGACGGCATAGGATACGAAGAAGTGAAACAGGCTTTGCAGGAATTTGTATTCAATATCAACATTCCTACGCGGGTAGGCTTTCAAACGCCGTTTACAAATATTACGCTGGATATGAATGTGCCGTCGCTTCTGAAAAATACTCCCGTTATCATCGGCGGCAGAGATCAGGACACAGTATACGGGGATTATCAGGCTGAAATGGATGTGCTGAATCGTGCGTTTGCAGAAGTTATGATGGCTGGAGACAACAAAGGCCGTGTGTTTACATTTCCGATCCCGACTTACAATATCACTAAGGATTTTGATTGGGGCAGCGAACGCTTTGAATCCGTGTGGAAAATGACAGGACGCTATGGAATCCCCTATTTTTCCAATTTTGTAAACTCGGATATGTCCCCGGAAGACGCACGTTCCATGTGCTGCCGTTTACGGCTCGACACCCGCGCATTGCGCAAACGTGGCGGCGGACTGTTCGGAGCCAACCCTCTCACCGGTTCCATCGGCGTTGTCACAATGAACATGCCGCGTCTGGGCCATCTTTCCGGGGACGAACAAGACTTCCTGATCCGGCTGGACGCCTTGATGAAACTTGCCAAAGACAGCCTTGTCATCAAGCGCAAGGAACTGGAACGCTTCACAGGCTGCGGGCTTTACCCGTATACCACATTTTATTTGCGGGATGTGAATGCCCGTCACAACGCATATTGGTTCAACCATTTTTCCACCATCGGCATCGTCGGCATGAATGAAGCGTGCCTGAACCTCATGGGCAAGGGCATTGCAACCGCTGAAGGCCAGGATTTTTCTCTGCGGGTTCTTGCCCACATGCGCAGAAAATTGGAAGAATTTCAGGTAGAAACAGGCGATTTTTTTAATCTGGAAGCAACCCCCGCCGAAGGAACCTCATACCGTTTTGCGCGGCTGGACAAGAAAAAATTCCCGGAAATTCTTTTTGCCAACGGCAAAGCAGGGGAAGAGTCTGCTGCCGCGACGCAGGCGCCTTATTATACAAATTCCACGCATCTGCCTGTCAATTACTCCACAGATATTTTTGACGCGCTTGATTTACAGGACAAACTGCAAGGGAGCTACACCGGCGGAACTGTGCTTCATGGTTATCTTGGGGAAGAAGTCACGGATACAAAAACAGTGCGAAACATGGTACGCGCCATTACAGACAATTATAGTTTGCCCTATTTCACGTTGACGCCCACGTTCAGCATATGCGCCGACCACGGCTACCTGAAGGGAGAACAGACGATGTGCCCGGTGTGCAGTCGAGAAACGGAAGTCTATTCAAGGGTGGTGGGGTATCTGCGGCCTGTGTCGCGTTGGAATGATGGGAAAAGGGCAGAGTACGCGAACAGAACGCCGTATGTTGTATAA
- the fba gene encoding class II fructose-1,6-bisphosphate aldolase has product MPLMGPSEMFAAAYAGRYAVGAFNVNNMEIVQGIMRAASEEKSPVILQVSAGARKYAGQTYIMKLVEAALAEDSSVPVGVHLDHGPSFEMCRDCIDGGFSSVMIDGSHLPYEENINLTKKVADYAHSKNVWVEAELGKLAGVEEHVKSAEHVYTDPDQAVDFVRRTGCDSLAVAIGTSHGAYKFQDDAKLDFARLETISAKLQGYPLVLHGASSVPQEFVALCNKYGGQVGGAKGVPEDMLRQAAGMGVCKINVDTDIRLALTASIRQFIAEHPDQFDPRSYLTPAREAVKSMVVHKIRNVMGSSGKA; this is encoded by the coding sequence ATGCCGCTTATGGGACCCAGTGAAATGTTTGCCGCCGCATATGCAGGGCGGTATGCTGTCGGCGCATTTAACGTCAATAATATGGAAATAGTGCAGGGCATCATGCGCGCAGCCTCCGAGGAAAAATCCCCCGTGATACTTCAGGTCTCGGCCGGCGCACGAAAATATGCGGGTCAAACGTATATAATGAAGCTTGTGGAGGCTGCTCTTGCAGAGGATTCTTCCGTGCCCGTAGGGGTGCACCTTGATCATGGGCCGAGTTTTGAAATGTGTCGCGACTGCATAGACGGCGGTTTTTCCTCAGTCATGATTGACGGTTCCCATCTGCCTTATGAGGAAAATATCAACCTGACAAAAAAGGTCGCTGATTACGCGCATTCAAAGAATGTCTGGGTTGAGGCGGAACTTGGCAAATTGGCCGGTGTGGAGGAGCATGTTAAGTCCGCTGAACATGTCTACACTGATCCGGATCAGGCTGTGGATTTTGTTCGCCGGACAGGCTGTGATTCTTTGGCAGTGGCTATAGGAACAAGCCATGGAGCTTACAAGTTTCAGGACGATGCCAAACTTGATTTTGCCCGCCTTGAAACCATCAGCGCAAAATTGCAGGGCTATCCGTTGGTGCTGCACGGCGCTTCTAGCGTGCCGCAGGAATTTGTTGCATTGTGCAATAAATATGGCGGTCAAGTCGGCGGCGCGAAAGGGGTTCCGGAAGACATGCTGCGTCAGGCCGCCGGTATGGGCGTTTGCAAAATCAACGTGGACACGGACATTCGTCTGGCGCTGACTGCTTCTATACGGCAGTTTATAGCTGAACATCCTGATCAGTTCGATCCGAGATCGTATTTGACGCCGGCGCGTGAAGCCGTTAAAAGCATGGTGGTTCACAAAATTCGCAACGTGATGGGTTCTTCCGGCAAAGCCTGA
- the pta gene encoding phosphate acetyltransferase yields MHNGLYITATSQRNGKSAIALGTMQMLRRTMRNVAIFRPIISEPQLNDLDPDINLMLQYFKINMNYADTFAYTYTEAREIINQGSRNLLVEDILQKYKKLLREHDFVLCVGTDFLGKDPVLEFELDVEIAANLGCPVMLVTSGENKTADEVRESLQFVLDELAQYSVDVVAIIINWCNLTQTELDELRQNFNKDSTNPPLIYTVPNEPAIGKSTMNDVRKTLKAEVLFGHNHLDALVDDYLVAAMHADNMLKYIAKNQLIISPGDRTDVLLVAIATRLSATKPDVAGVLLTGGLRPPAEVCNLIEGWTGSSLPILLTQHNTYKTILALREVCNLIEPDDLRKINTVLGLYEHYINGKEISGRLETKRGSRMTPMMFEFELIERAKSNKMRIVLAEGVEERILRATDILLRREVADIILLGDTDKIAHKANALGLNITKATLIDPVKAPDFDDYAQSYYEFRKSKGVTPEQARDVMVDATYYATMMVKKNNADGMVAGAVNTTAHTIRPSFEFIKTKPGCSVVSSVFLMCLKNRVLVFGDCAVNPNPTAQQLAEIAIASAHTASVFGIEPRVAMLSYSTGTSGKGADVDLVVEATKIAKDMAPDLALEGPLQYDAAIDPTVAKTKLPGSQVAGQATVFIFPDLNTGNNTYKAVQRAAQALAIGPVLQGLNKPVNDLSRGCTVADIVNTVAITAVQAAAEKQKK; encoded by the coding sequence ATGCATAACGGCCTCTACATTACCGCGACATCGCAGCGCAACGGAAAAAGCGCCATTGCCCTCGGCACAATGCAGATGCTCCGCCGCACTATGCGCAATGTGGCCATATTTCGACCGATTATCAGTGAACCACAGCTTAATGACCTTGATCCGGACATCAATCTGATGCTTCAATATTTCAAAATCAACATGAACTATGCCGACACCTTTGCCTACACATACACTGAAGCGCGCGAAATCATCAACCAGGGTTCACGCAATCTGCTCGTGGAAGATATATTGCAAAAATACAAAAAACTTTTACGGGAGCATGATTTTGTCCTCTGTGTCGGGACGGATTTTCTGGGTAAGGATCCTGTGCTGGAATTTGAACTCGATGTCGAAATTGCGGCAAATCTGGGCTGCCCCGTGATGTTGGTGACAAGCGGCGAAAACAAAACAGCGGATGAAGTACGCGAATCCCTGCAATTTGTCCTGGACGAGCTTGCGCAATACTCTGTGGATGTGGTGGCTATCATTATCAACTGGTGCAACCTAACACAGACAGAGCTTGATGAGCTGCGACAGAATTTCAACAAAGACAGTACAAATCCCCCGCTCATATACACCGTGCCCAACGAACCCGCCATCGGCAAATCCACCATGAACGATGTGAGAAAAACCCTCAAAGCCGAGGTGCTCTTTGGGCACAACCATTTGGACGCTTTGGTGGACGACTATCTTGTGGCGGCAATGCACGCGGATAATATGCTAAAATACATCGCAAAAAACCAGTTGATTATCTCCCCCGGCGACCGCACGGATGTGCTTCTTGTTGCCATTGCAACTCGGCTCTCCGCTACAAAACCCGACGTTGCCGGAGTACTTCTGACCGGCGGACTGCGACCGCCTGCGGAAGTCTGCAACCTGATTGAAGGCTGGACCGGTTCGTCTTTGCCTATTCTGCTCACGCAGCACAACACATATAAAACCATACTGGCGCTCAGGGAAGTCTGTAACCTGATTGAGCCTGACGATCTGCGTAAAATCAACACAGTGCTCGGCCTTTATGAGCACTATATCAACGGCAAGGAAATATCTGGCCGTCTTGAGACAAAACGCGGCAGCCGCATGACGCCGATGATGTTTGAATTTGAACTCATTGAACGGGCCAAGAGCAACAAAATGCGCATTGTTCTGGCTGAAGGCGTTGAAGAACGCATTCTACGTGCAACAGATATATTGCTGCGCCGGGAAGTGGCCGACATTATCCTCTTGGGTGATACGGACAAAATTGCTCACAAAGCCAATGCCCTGGGACTGAACATCACCAAGGCCACCCTGATTGATCCTGTAAAAGCGCCTGATTTCGACGACTACGCACAAAGCTACTACGAGTTTCGCAAAAGCAAGGGCGTCACTCCTGAGCAAGCACGCGACGTCATGGTCGACGCCACCTATTACGCCACAATGATGGTGAAAAAAAATAACGCTGACGGCATGGTTGCAGGCGCAGTAAACACGACAGCCCACACCATCCGTCCCTCTTTTGAGTTCATCAAGACAAAACCCGGCTGTTCAGTGGTGTCATCCGTATTTCTTATGTGTCTTAAAAACCGCGTTCTTGTCTTCGGCGACTGCGCTGTAAACCCGAATCCCACGGCACAACAGCTGGCTGAAATTGCCATAGCTTCGGCCCATACAGCCAGTGTCTTCGGCATTGAACCGCGCGTCGCCATGCTCTCGTATTCCACCGGCACATCCGGCAAGGGGGCTGATGTGGATCTTGTTGTGGAAGCAACAAAAATTGCCAAAGATATGGCCCCGGATCTCGCACTTGAAGGACCGTTGCAGTACGACGCCGCCATCGACCCCACTGTCGCAAAAACAAAATTGCCCGGCAGTCAGGTTGCAGGTCAGGCGACGGTTTTCATTTTCCCGGATTTAAACACCGGCAACAACACATACAAAGCAGTACAGCGCGCTGCGCAAGCACTGGCCATAGGTCCTGTGCTGCAGGGACTGAACAAACCTGTTAATGATCTCTCACGGGGATGCACTGTCGCCGATATTGTCAACACGGTGGCCATCACAGCAGTGCAAGCAGCAGCTGAAAAACAGAAGAAATAA
- the nifJ gene encoding pyruvate:ferredoxin (flavodoxin) oxidoreductase — MAKMQTMDGNNATAYIAYALSETAAIYPITPSSVMGEVMDEMAAKGQKNLLGQTVLVREMQSEAGAAGVVHGMLSGGTLTSTFTASQGLLLMIPNMYKIAGEQMPGVFHVAARALASHALSIFGDHQDVMACRQTGFAFLCASSVQECIDMALIAHLSAIDSGVPFCHFFDGFRTSHEVQKIELIDYEDIKGLVNWDKVADFRSDALNPEHPHIRGTAQNPDIYFQNREAANPYYSAVPAIVLENMKKVAAITGRKHHLFDYMGHPEADRVVISMGSSCEVLEETVNYLNKFGQRVGLVKVHLYRPFSAEHLLQAIPAGVATLAVLDRTKEMGAPGEPLYQDICTACLENGEAPKIIGGRYGLGSKDFTPGMAKAVYDNMLSLAPKNHFTVGIHDDVTNLSLDVEEEIDTMPEGTVQCKFFGIGADGTVGANKQAVKIIGDNTDMYAQAYFAYDSKKSGGFTVSHLRFGKQPIQSSYLITQADYIACHKAAYVTQYEVLDGIKDGGVFVLNSNWSLKDMEKHLPASIKRIIARKKLKFYNVDAVKVAQEVGLGGRINMIMQTVFFKLAKVIDFQKACDLLKESIKKTYGIKGDKIVNMNIAAVDKGSDALQEVKYLDSWANAVDEAATTCCCEDEYIRDYIRPILAQRGDKLPVSTMHPAGFMQPGTAACEKRGVAIDIPEWQSANCIQCCQCSFICPHAAIRPVLASLDELATSPKTFETKDAIGKELKGYKFRMQIYPEDCLGCGSCADICPVKEKALVMKPLETQIEAQKTNLDFADGFISLKDDLMPRNTLKGSQLQQPLHEFSGACGGCGETPYVKLLTQMFGERMLVANATGCSSIWGASSPTTPYTTNKNGFGPAWGNSLFEDAAEYGYGIGLAYVQRRARLAMIVQEAVKADGVSKDIKPTLQGWLDNKDDSEGSREYGEKIVALLDGLDNQHLASQLWDMEDLFTKKSVWIFGGDGWGYDIGYGGLDHVLACGDDINVLLMDTEVYSNTGGQSSKATPLGAVAQFAAAGKRTGKKDLGRMAMTYGYVYVASIAMGADKQQVLKAFREAEAYKGPSLIIAYAPCINHGLRKGMGKSMEEAKMAVQSGYWPLYRFNPELAKEGKNPFQLDSKEPASPLLDFLEGEVRFSSLEKINPEASKVLKAELAKSYAERYALYKQLADMPSLSVK; from the coding sequence ATGGCTAAGATGCAAACCATGGACGGCAACAACGCGACTGCGTACATTGCCTATGCTCTCTCTGAAACAGCAGCTATTTATCCCATTACACCCTCTTCCGTCATGGGCGAAGTCATGGATGAAATGGCGGCAAAAGGTCAAAAAAATCTTCTGGGGCAAACGGTTCTTGTGCGCGAGATGCAGTCTGAGGCCGGCGCGGCCGGCGTTGTACACGGCATGCTGTCAGGCGGCACACTCACCTCGACTTTTACGGCTTCCCAAGGCTTGCTGCTGATGATCCCTAATATGTACAAGATTGCCGGCGAACAGATGCCCGGCGTTTTCCATGTTGCGGCTCGCGCTCTTGCTTCTCATGCCCTGTCCATCTTCGGCGATCACCAAGATGTCATGGCCTGTCGCCAGACAGGTTTTGCCTTCCTCTGCGCCTCGTCAGTACAGGAATGTATTGACATGGCGCTAATTGCACATCTTTCGGCCATTGACTCCGGTGTTCCCTTCTGCCATTTCTTTGACGGGTTCCGCACTTCGCACGAAGTGCAAAAAATAGAACTCATCGACTACGAGGATATCAAGGGCCTCGTGAACTGGGACAAGGTGGCGGACTTCCGCTCCGACGCCCTGAACCCGGAGCATCCACACATTCGCGGCACAGCCCAAAACCCTGATATTTATTTCCAAAATCGTGAAGCGGCCAACCCCTACTACAGTGCTGTGCCGGCCATCGTGCTGGAAAACATGAAAAAAGTTGCAGCCATCACCGGGCGCAAACACCATCTGTTTGACTATATGGGGCATCCTGAGGCTGACCGCGTTGTCATCAGCATGGGGTCATCCTGCGAAGTGCTTGAAGAGACGGTCAACTATCTGAACAAATTCGGCCAGCGCGTTGGCCTTGTCAAAGTACATCTCTATCGTCCGTTCTCGGCCGAACATCTTCTGCAGGCCATTCCAGCCGGTGTTGCAACCCTTGCCGTGCTTGACAGGACGAAAGAAATGGGCGCGCCGGGCGAACCGCTGTATCAGGATATCTGTACCGCCTGCCTGGAAAACGGCGAGGCGCCGAAAATTATAGGCGGTCGTTACGGATTGGGCTCCAAAGATTTTACGCCCGGCATGGCAAAAGCCGTGTATGACAACATGCTGAGCCTTGCGCCGAAAAATCACTTCACTGTCGGCATTCATGATGATGTAACCAACCTGTCACTTGATGTGGAAGAAGAAATTGACACTATGCCTGAAGGCACAGTGCAGTGCAAATTCTTCGGCATCGGCGCTGACGGCACAGTGGGCGCGAACAAGCAGGCCGTCAAAATCATCGGTGACAACACAGACATGTATGCTCAGGCATACTTCGCTTACGACTCCAAAAAGTCAGGCGGATTTACAGTGTCGCACCTGCGTTTCGGCAAACAGCCGATACAGTCTTCCTACCTGATCACGCAAGCCGACTATATAGCCTGCCACAAAGCGGCGTATGTAACGCAATACGAGGTGCTGGACGGCATCAAGGACGGCGGCGTCTTTGTGCTCAATTCCAACTGGTCGCTCAAGGATATGGAAAAGCATCTGCCCGCCTCCATAAAACGGATTATCGCCCGCAAAAAGCTCAAATTTTACAATGTGGACGCAGTCAAGGTAGCGCAGGAGGTCGGTCTTGGCGGCCGTATCAATATGATTATGCAGACGGTCTTCTTCAAGCTTGCCAAGGTTATTGACTTTCAGAAAGCCTGCGACCTGCTCAAGGAATCCATCAAAAAGACTTATGGTATTAAGGGCGACAAGATCGTCAATATGAACATTGCCGCTGTTGACAAAGGATCGGACGCCCTGCAGGAAGTCAAGTACCTAGATTCCTGGGCAAATGCCGTTGACGAGGCGGCAACAACCTGTTGCTGTGAAGACGAATACATCCGCGACTATATCCGTCCCATTCTGGCGCAACGCGGCGACAAGCTGCCTGTCTCAACCATGCACCCGGCCGGCTTTATGCAGCCAGGCACAGCGGCATGCGAAAAACGTGGCGTTGCCATTGACATCCCCGAATGGCAGTCGGCCAACTGCATCCAATGCTGCCAATGCTCTTTTATTTGCCCGCACGCAGCCATCCGGCCCGTTCTGGCTTCCCTCGATGAACTGGCAACATCCCCAAAAACCTTTGAAACAAAAGACGCTATCGGCAAAGAACTCAAGGGCTACAAATTCCGCATGCAAATCTACCCTGAAGACTGCCTCGGCTGCGGCTCCTGCGCCGATATTTGCCCGGTCAAAGAAAAAGCGCTTGTCATGAAGCCGCTCGAAACCCAAATAGAAGCGCAAAAAACCAATCTTGATTTTGCTGATGGCTTTATCTCGCTGAAAGACGACCTCATGCCCCGCAATACGCTTAAAGGTTCGCAGCTTCAGCAGCCGCTGCACGAATTCTCCGGCGCATGCGGCGGGTGCGGTGAAACGCCCTATGTCAAACTGCTCACCCAGATGTTCGGCGAACGCATGTTGGTGGCTAACGCCACAGGTTGTTCCTCCATCTGGGGAGCCTCATCGCCGACAACGCCGTACACCACAAACAAAAACGGCTTCGGCCCGGCCTGGGGCAATTCGCTCTTTGAAGACGCAGCCGAATACGGTTACGGCATAGGGCTCGCGTATGTTCAGCGTCGCGCGCGCCTTGCCATGATTGTTCAAGAAGCAGTCAAGGCGGATGGTGTTTCAAAGGATATCAAGCCAACCTTGCAAGGCTGGCTCGACAATAAAGACGATTCCGAAGGCTCGCGCGAATATGGCGAAAAAATTGTAGCGCTCCTCGACGGTCTTGACAACCAGCATCTGGCTTCACAACTTTGGGATATGGAAGACCTCTTTACCAAAAAGAGCGTCTGGATATTCGGCGGTGACGGATGGGGCTATGATATCGGATACGGTGGACTGGATCATGTTCTGGCCTGCGGCGACGACATCAATGTTCTTTTAATGGACACTGAAGTGTACTCCAATACAGGCGGTCAATCGTCCAAGGCAACCCCGCTCGGCGCTGTGGCGCAATTTGCGGCCGCCGGCAAGCGTACCGGCAAAAAAGACCTGGGCCGCATGGCCATGACTTACGGTTATGTATATGTGGCGTCAATCGCTATGGGTGCCGACAAACAGCAGGTGCTTAAGGCCTTCCGTGAAGCTGAGGCGTATAAAGGGCCTTCGCTGATCATTGCCTACGCGCCTTGCATCAATCATGGCCTGCGAAAAGGCATGGGCAAGAGCATGGAAGAAGCAAAAATGGCCGTCCAAAGCGGCTATTGGCCTCTATACCGCTTTAACCCAGAACTGGCAAAAGAAGGCAAGAATCCCTTCCAGCTTGATTCCAAGGAGCCTGCTTCTCCCTTGCTTGACTTCCTGGAAGGCGAAGTGCGTTTCTCTTCCCTTGAAAAAATAAATCCTGAAGCCTCAAAAGTGTTGAAAGCCGAGCTGGCCAAGTCGTATGCCGAACGGTATGCCCTGTACAAGCAGCTTGCGGACATGCCCAGCCTCTCTGTAAAATAA